TCCGCGTCCAGTACTATCTCTTTGCGCTGATCTTTGTCGTCTTCGATATCGAAGTTGTGTTCCTCTACCCGTGGGCGGTGGCGTACAACGCGCTGGGCACATTTGCGTTGGTCGAGATGGTCGTCTTTTTGGGCATCCTCGTCCTCGCGCTCGCGTACGCGTGGCGCAAGAATCTGCTCGAATGGGTCTAGTTAGTCTAATAGTCTCCTCGGCGAATAGTCGGCTCGTCTTTCGACTATTGGCGAGGTGACGACGCGGCTAGACGACTACAGGATAAACTATGGATTTCATCAACAATCTTTTCGTTCTCATTTACGATTGGCTCAACGGGCTGTTGAATGGTTGGCTCAAAGGCGCCCTGCCCGCCGATGTGGCGAGCGCGCTCGTCGCCGCGATCATGGGCTTGCTCGTCGCAACCGCCGCTCTGCTATTCATGGTGCTGATGGTGCTCATCATGATTTGGCTCGAACGCAAGAACGCCGCGCGCTTGCAAGACCGCGTTGGTCCAAATCGTGTTGGTCCGTTCGGTCTGCTGCAGCCAATTGCCGACACGATTAAAATGCTCATCAAGGAAGACATCGTGCCGGCGAATGCCGACCGGTTGGTACACACGCTCGCGCCGATGGTCGCGATGGCGCCGGCGGTGCTCGCGCTCGCGGTGGTGCCATACGGTAAAGGCATGACACCGGTTGACATCAACATCGGTCTGTTGTTCATGCTCGCCGTCGGCTCGATTGGCGTTATCGGTATTTTCATGGCGGGCTATGGCTCGAACAACAAGTACTCGCTCCTCGGCGGAATGCGCGGCGTCGCGCAAGTGGTCAGTTACGAAATCCCCCAAGTGCTCACGGTCGTTACGATTATCCTCCTCGCCGGT
This sequence is a window from Chloroflexota bacterium. Protein-coding genes within it:
- a CDS encoding NADH-quinone oxidoreductase subunit A; its protein translation is MLDRYGMVGIFAVMALIFPVIPLLMAWVVRPKKPNKSKSATYECGLEFEDFPEEAQNVWVQFRVQYYLFALIFVVFDIEVVFLYPWAVAYNALGTFALVEMVVFLGILVLALAYAWRKNLLEWV
- the nuoH gene encoding NADH-quinone oxidoreductase subunit NuoH yields the protein MASALVAAIMGLLVATAALLFMVLMVLIMIWLERKNAARLQDRVGPNRVGPFGLLQPIADTIKMLIKEDIVPANADRLVHTLAPMVAMAPAVLALAVVPYGKGMTPVDINIGLLFMLAVGSIGVIGIFMAGYGSNNKYSLLGGMRGVAQVVSYEIPQVLTVVTIILLAGSMSLNKIVEAQSGLFGFQWFILAFPVGPIAFVLFYICALAEVNRSPFDLIEGESEIVAGFFTEYSGMKWGLFYLAEYFNFFIVCMLGATLFLGGWQGPFLPPWLWFIVKTYALVWLGMWIRMTLPRFRVDQLMKFAWKVLVPIALVNLLLASVLLSVYNGIGF